A stretch of Longimicrobium terrae DNA encodes these proteins:
- a CDS encoding HlyD family secretion protein: protein MAQMEETVEPRAAHAPAQPARTAPAEPAGGGMRKRIILGVVAVALVGLAIWGFRKWQWSQSHVTTDNAQVEGHITPVLARTGGYVNKVMVQDNQHVKAGDVLVVLDDRDLQARLAQANAELNALLAVSGGEGHVGQAAAQIGGAEASASASQAQVAQAQAQVRQAQAAARKATSDLERMRTLAARNIVSQQQLDAANAASEAANSAVSAAQAQVTAAQRNASAASQQVTVAQAGLQGADARVAAARAARDGVALQLSYTRVVAPADGVVSKRTVEAGQLVQPGQPLMTVVPLTDVWVVANFKETEVRTVVPGEDVEFEVDAYPGHAFHGEVESLSPATGAKFSLLPPDNSTGNYTKVVQRIPVKVRVTGGMDAAHPLRPGMSAEVVVDIPST, encoded by the coding sequence ATGGCCCAGATGGAAGAGACAGTGGAACCGCGCGCGGCGCATGCGCCCGCGCAGCCGGCCCGCACCGCTCCGGCGGAGCCCGCCGGCGGGGGAATGCGCAAGCGCATCATCCTTGGCGTGGTGGCGGTGGCGCTGGTGGGGCTCGCGATCTGGGGCTTCCGCAAGTGGCAGTGGTCGCAGTCGCACGTGACCACCGACAACGCGCAGGTGGAGGGGCACATCACCCCCGTGCTGGCGCGCACCGGCGGCTACGTGAACAAGGTGATGGTGCAGGACAACCAGCACGTCAAGGCGGGCGATGTACTGGTGGTGCTGGACGACCGCGACCTGCAGGCCCGGCTGGCCCAGGCCAACGCCGAGCTGAACGCGCTGCTGGCCGTCTCCGGCGGCGAGGGGCACGTGGGGCAGGCGGCGGCGCAGATCGGCGGGGCGGAGGCTTCGGCGTCGGCGTCGCAGGCCCAGGTGGCCCAGGCCCAGGCCCAAGTGCGGCAGGCGCAGGCGGCGGCCCGCAAGGCCACTTCCGACCTGGAGCGCATGCGCACGCTGGCGGCCCGCAACATCGTGAGCCAGCAGCAGCTGGACGCGGCCAACGCGGCGTCCGAGGCGGCCAACTCGGCGGTGTCGGCGGCCCAGGCGCAGGTGACGGCGGCGCAGCGCAACGCCAGCGCGGCGTCGCAGCAGGTGACGGTGGCGCAGGCCGGGCTGCAGGGCGCCGACGCCCGGGTGGCGGCGGCCCGCGCGGCGCGCGACGGGGTGGCGCTGCAGCTGAGCTACACCCGCGTGGTCGCCCCGGCGGACGGCGTGGTGAGCAAGCGCACGGTGGAGGCGGGGCAGCTGGTGCAGCCCGGCCAGCCGCTGATGACGGTGGTGCCGCTCACCGACGTGTGGGTGGTGGCCAACTTCAAGGAGACCGAGGTCCGCACGGTGGTGCCGGGTGAGGACGTGGAGTTCGAGGTGGACGCCTATCCGGGCCACGCCTTTCACGGCGAGGTCGAGAGCCTGAGCCCGGCCACGGGCGCCAAGTTCAGCCTGCTGCCGCCGGACAACAGCACGGGCAACTACACCAAGGTGGTGCAGCGCATTCCGGTCAAGGTGCGCGTCACCGGCGGAATGGACGCCGCGCACCCGCTGCGGCCGGGGATGAGCGCCGAGGTCGTGGTCGACATCCCGTCCACGTGA